The genomic region TGTTTGTCTATAGCTTAGCTTGGAGTGTTCGATTAAGAGGGATAGGTACCCCCTACTAACGGGACCCCCTGACCCAAATATGTGGTGGTATGAATATAAATCTAACACTGCGTTCGATTTACACTTTGTTTTATAGTGCGGGTTAAATTTAAAAAGCTATTGCCCTTTCATCTTTGTGCTGGACTTGGGAATAGGGAGAGGAATCCCCAGGCAAACTATactaatgtcaggtttcagagtagcagccgtgttagtctgtattcgcaaaaagaaaaggagtacttgtggcaccttagagactaacaaatttattagagctaagtgagctgtcgctcacgaaagcttatgctctaataaatttgttagtctctaaggtgccacaagtactccttttctttatactaatgTCGGCATCTTTTTCTGTACCATATAAAAAACAACACTACTAATGTAAGTTTAATAAACAGGAAcacaagaagtcctggtgggctgtaAAGGTCCCAATAGCTGGAAAGCTCAGTTCGTGGGTTGGTAGTGGTGTTCATTCGTGAAGTGGCTCGTCCGATGGCTTGTCGGGGTCAGGTGGGGGTCCCAGGGCCAACTTAACGTAGCTATGATGAATCCAGGAACTTTTACCTGCaacttttaaagcagaataagtacataacagaaccTGATACGGCCCCTCCCACTGGGATTCCAGGGGGTCGGTGCGGGGGATCTTTTTTACCATTACTTAATTTCCTGGTTTAAAAGAATGAACTTGTAACTTTAAGGGTGCGGTTTGAAACAATTGAGCTTCAGACTGGTTGTCAGTTAGCTCTTTTTGCAGTCTGGCAACATATCTGgccaaagttttatttttattcaagagGCCAGCATATGCAGGAACATAAGTTCCCGGGACTAAAGCTGGTCTTCCAAACAACACCTTAAATGGGGACAGGCCTAGGGGCATGCGTGCGGTTCGTCTTATGTGCCATAAGACTATAGGCAAGGCATCTGGCTACTTAAGTCTGGTCTTTTTACAGAACTTCGCTACTATTGTCTTTATTGTTCGGTTCATGCTTTCACCTGACCTGCAGACTGGGGGTGGTACGGAGTATGTAATTGTCGAATAATTTTTAAGCACCGGTACAATTTTTCTAAAATTTTTGCAGTAAAGTGTGAGCCCTGATCTGAATTGATGACTTCAGGGACACCAAACTTGGGTacaatgtttttcattaaaaactttaCCACAGATCATGCGTCTGCCTTTCGGGTTGGTATTGCCTCAGGCCATCCGGAAAGTTGGTTCACTATAACAAGGAGGTGGTGAAACCCTGAGCTTTTAGGCATTTCTCATAGTCCATCTGCAAGCGTTGAAACGGGAAGTTTGCCCAAGGTCTTTCCCTCTTCGAGTCGGCATTGAGCCGAGTCTTAGCAAAGAAGACCAGGCAAGAAGGGCATGAGCTGAGAGCCCGCTTCACCGCTGGATAAACATGGGGCGCCGCCCAAGATTTTAGTATAGCAGCCACCGTGCCCTGGATACCAGCGTGACCCAAGGAATGAAAACAATAAGCAGCTGGGAGCAGATAACGGCGGGGGGAGAATAGGTTTGTTCTTGATTCGCCAAACTTTGTCAGGGCCCTCAGATTCTTTTTAGTGTTTCTAGTCTCAAAGCTCTTCCGAGCATACGTCAGCATATAACAGCATCTAGTCAGCAGGTGGGAAGGGCGTATCCAGGGGGAGGGAAGCCGAAACCAGGAGGGGCTGTAGAGCTGCAGCCTTCGCGGCTGAGTCATCTAATGCATTGTCCTGCGATACAAAAGTGTTAGGCTGTCTATGCGCATAACAGTGAACTACCGCCACCTGGCGAGGGGCCTGAATGGCATCCAAAAGGGCAGAAATTAGAGGGTCATTAGCGATTTTTTTGTGCCTGAGGAGGTTAAAAAAACGTTGTTGTTTCCAGAGCTGGCCCGTAGCATGGCAAACACCAAAAGCGTACTTAGAATCTGTGTAGATAGTAACAGTTCTTTTCGAAGACAGCAAACAAGCTTTGGTAAGCGTGTATAACTCTGCACCCTGGGCGCTGAAGGAAGGTGGTAGGGGGGCAGCCTTGATAACGTCTGTCTGAGAGGTAACTGAATAGCCCGAGACCCGGTGGCCATCTAAATAGTACGAGGACCCATCGGTGAAAAGGAGTAAATCAGGCTTGGTTAAAGGGGAGTCAGCTAAATCCGGGCGAGGCTTACCATCTTGCGCGACGATATCTATACATACATGGTGAGGGGTACTGTCCTCCGGGAGGGGTAGCATCGTGGCTGGATTGAGGACGTTGCTGTGGTGTAAAGTAATGTTGTCAGCAGCCAACAGGATTAGTTCATACTTACGAGCTTGCTGTGGAGACAATGCATGTGTTGTTTTAAGAGAACCTCAACTACGTGAGGGACCCAGACAGTCAGAGGGTGCCCTAAAACAATAGGTCGTGATCGTTCAACTATGGCAGCAGCAATGGATCACACACAGGAGACAGCTCCGAATGACAGGGTCCAGCTGCACTGAGTAATAGGCTACGGGGCGTGGGCGATCTTCCAGGTATTGCAAAAGGACGCCGCTGGCCACCCCCTGGTGTTCGTGAGTGGAAAGAGAAAATGGCTGACTAATCCAGGAATTTCAAGGCGGGCGCAGAGATCAGAGCCTTCTTGGTGGATTCAAAAGCGGCTTTTATTTTCGGGGTCTAGGAGACAGGATCGGGGGTCGATGTTGTGGTGGCCTGGACTAGGGCTTTGACTAGTTTTCCAAAGGCCAGTATCCAGGGTCGACAGAACCCCGCAGCTTCCAGGAAAGCCCGTAACTGCTTTTTTGTAACCGGGCACGGGCAATCCCGAATTGTCAGGAGAGAGCAAACACTCCCAGGGCTGAATCACAAAGCCTAAATAAATTACCTGATCTTTGCTCAGCTGCAGTTTGGATGGAGATGCACGATGACTCTTATTGGCTAGGGCAGTAAGCAAAACAACAGAGCCAATTAAACATGCATTATAATCAAAGGCAGCAATTATCAAATCATTTACATATTGAACTAGGACAGACTAACTAGGCaagacaatattttttaaatttttggtgaGAATCcgggaaaaaatagtgggggaTCTTGAAAACCCTTGGGGAAGAAGCGTCTACGTTAGCTGCTGGCCCTTTCAGGTGAACGCAAACAAATAGTGAAAATCGGGGTGCAAAGGGATACTGAAAAATGCCGCACACAAATTTACGACAGTAAAACAAGTGACCAACTGAGGAATTAGTATTAGAATAGTGCTCAGATCAGGGACAACTGGATGGGGGGCTATAAAATAACCATTTATAGCCCATAGATCCTGAACAAACCCATAGACTGGACGCTCGTCTGGTTCCGGTTTAGGCCTCCTTACAGGAAGAATGGGAGTATTACAGAGCGAACTGCGGGGGACTAGAACCCCCTGAGTCAAATAGCTCTCAATAAGAAGTGAAATGCCCTCTTCCGCCTCCCTCGGCAAGGGGTATTGTTCTACAGAGGGAGGCCTTCTGTTTCTTGTTCCTTGTTTCCAGACTAACTGGAACGGCTGATTTAAGAAGGCCTACGTCGGTAGAATTCGTGCTCCACAAACTGCATGGAACACTGTATGTTTCAGAGGGGACATCAGGAACCGGGGTAACCGATGCCATAAGAGAAGCAACAGCCGAGTCCGGGAAGGACATGCAGAGCCCCTCGGGGGCGCAATATATATGGGCCCCTAGTTCGCTCAGCACATTCTGCCTGAGAAGGTTCGTGGGGCCCTTTGGCATTGCAACAAATCTATGTGACAACTTTAAAGGACCAAGCTCAACAGGGACAGGGTAGGATAGAGGAACGGGGCATGGATTGCCCTCTataccctgcacccaaactttggTATTGGAAAGAGAGCCCGGAACAAAAGTTAAAGTGGAGAGGGTGGCACCGGTATCTACTAAAAAAGGCACAAGCTGTTCCCCAACTTTTAGATAAATTTGCAACTATAACCCCAAATTCCATTTTAATTCTTTCAAGGTTTCCAAAATCTCTGCCTTTAGTTACTGGGGGTCTACAAGGTCCTGGGGAGCgttagggggaaaggaagaattaGTCTCTACCTGACTTTTCTAAGGAGCCTCTCGGAAAAGCAGGGGGCACTCTTTTTTTTAGTGTCCCGGTTGTTTGCAATAGTTCCCGTTTCTTCCCCTGTTCCATGCTTCTCCCTGACCTGTTCCTCGCCCACGACCCCTCCCTCCTGAACTGTCCCGACCCTGCCAGGGCTAGTTGCCAAAGGGTACTTGCAATGCTGCTGCCAGCAtaccaaccttttttttttttctgtttacgcttttttttttttgctttttttttatttttactattgaACACAAAAGTGGTCAGGCACACTACTTCATGTGAGGGCTCTCCCGGCCAATTGGGAACATGtttacagaaatatttctttatatcTGATGTTGCCTGATTGACATAAAAGGAGACCATCATAGGACAGTTTTCTTCCGCCTCAGGGTTTATACCACCTCTATATACGTGGATCTGTTTGGACAACCAAGCCAAAAAGGCGGAGGGTGGCTCATTAAGCTCCTGCTGGCATTCACGAATTTTAGACTGATTAGCTGTTTTACTACTAGCTTTGCGTATAGCCTCCAAAAGGCCGTTATTACCAGCCTTTAAAAGGCGCATTTGGTCGGTCATATTGGGATTTCAATCGGGATCAGTCAAGGGCCAAGGAGTCTGGGTATTATCTTCTCCTGCCCAGCGCCGATTAGCATCCAGAATGGAATATTTCTCGTCAGGGGTGAAAAGTGTGTCCAGgattacctgaacatctcccCATGTAGGACTGAACACAGTAAATACAGACCGAACGGTTTGCAGAACCTTCTCTGGATCTTCACACAGGTGGGGCATCTACTGTTGCCATGTTACTAAATCACCTGGGCCGAAGAGGCGGTGAACAGATAGTCTTCCCCCATGTTCACCGCCATCTGCACCATGGCTAACAAGGGGTTGTTGAAcaaggggagtttgcagagcaaCTGGCGGGTCAATAGTGGGCCTATACGGGTTGGGGGGTGGCAAGCAAGGAGGTAACGGGCATAAGTCAGAAAGCCGAGGGTAAGCCAGAGGAGGGGCAGAAGCAGGCATAGCACAGAGCGGGGCTGGAGACCCCTGAGATaagtaagaaaaggaggaggagagaggacgTTCTTTCACACACGCATAAGCCCAGTTGTTCCATACATACCAATAATTTATCTGGGCTGGAGCTTTGTCCTCCAGCCTTTTCCTAAGTGCTGTTAATTTTTCCTGAGCAAAGGACCCATCTGGTGGCCATTCGAAAGGTGTTTGAGTTGTTAGTGCTGGCTACTCAACTTTGCACAAGATCAcagctttctttttatttaacttaTGGGTACCAGAAATATTCCTCCAATTCTCGAGAATTTCAGCCGAAGGGGTCCCCTTACTTACACTCTGCCCAGAACCCATAATGGGCTACTAAAAGGACACTAAATGTGCCACTTTATCACCTAAGCGACGGCTCACACTGCTGCTCCTCGGAGTTCTCAAAGGTGAACTCACCCTGTGCCGGCTGGAGCTGTCCGAGAGGAGGAGTGTGGTCTCGCTCGTCGCGGCGAGCCTAGAGTCCCTTCGTGGTCGCCAAgaactgttgcgaattatacctgataggttaTGCACAATttgagtctaggctgaggcacacaaaCAAAGTctacaactgcagagttcccaaagagattaagtttattacgctcgagcgtggtgccctccagctagtcagaaggggaccccgaatgcaggttatacaaagattatatactttttagcaaagcatgttgcctTCATACATCGGAAACTTTAGCCAATAGACAAACTTTTTCTTTATCTACTACTTACCCCTGCTAGGTACATTAATCTCAATGTTTGttctttgacccgttaaacttttacccccaattggggagattgcagattatgtattctttacgccacccactcctaaactgaatttcgccccccttgataatctgtaccttattccctgataaccagaaacttctatgcctaaactctgtaccattttcttttttcttcaacattatcttaataaaattattaaatctaaggaacactcctcctggtgcatgatgtgcttgcttttagataatggtgggccccaaaccaaaatgaagtcacatatgctaacttttccttaacactGCCACCACACTGACCACTAGGCGTGACCATCTATGTCTCAGTTTCTGACGCATTAAACTTCCTGCTTCAGGACTTGAGCTGATCTCTAACTATAACAGTGAGGGGCACTGCAGGATTCTTACATCTTCCCCTAAAGCCTCTGGTGTTGGCCATTGCTAGAGACAGAGACCTCAGGTCTAATCCAGTTTGGCAGTTCCCATGTAAACCTGACCTAACTCCTAATTTAGAGCTGCTGGGGATTTGGGGTGATGAAAGCTGAAGTAAGCGGTAAGGAGGCAGATTCTGCACTTCATCCCCCTGTGCTTTACTAACTCTTGTCACCTTGGAAAGGCTGCCCTATCTGGGGCGGGGCGGAGCAGCTGCCATCCCACAGAGCAGTGAGTGGAGGGGGAAGCTTTGCCCAAGGGCACCTGGGAAAACGTTAGTCTGTCAACCAACTTCAAGAGTCTGTGCAGTGCAGAGAGTACTTACGGCTCACCCAGGTCCCCGATGCAATAAGGTATCTGGAGCTTGGATCTCCCTCTGCAGGAAGAAGGGCAGAGAGATCCAAGCTAGGACCCTATCCTGAGGCTCCAGAGGGTATTTTAGACCTGATGCCCAGTGGCTCCAGTTAAAACCTCCTTGAACgccagaatttttttaattggctTTTGATTACAGCCCAGCCACTCAGATCCTAATCTCCCTGTGCCCTTCCATGCCTGGAGCTGTACGGAATGGCCTCTCTCTCGAGACACTGTTGGACTAGACCTGTCTGCTCCACCTTAGCACCAGACCGGTCTGCCCAGTTCCTGGGGCTGGGCTGACACTGGGTCTCTGTGGCTCGGCTCCCAGAGGGCCCCATGATAAGAAAGCAGGAGGTTCAATGTCCGGAAATGCTCCTTGtggtgcatgggggaggggctgtgaatATGCCCACGAGGCCTTTCAGCCTTCAGTGAATCTCACTCTGGTCTCTTAAACTCCACAGGCTGGGTCAGGCGGCTCCTGCAGAAACCCAAGCAAAGCTCCAGCTCCGCAGGAAGCAGCTTGAACACCAAACTGTCACCACCCTCCTCCTCGGCAGTTGTCACCAGCTCTTCCACCAGCAGTTCAGTGGCCAGCctgtctcctgcctcccaggtgAGCATCAGCAGCTCAGGGAGGGCTCGCTGGGCCAAGAGCTATGATGTGTGCATCTGCCACGGCCACGGGGACTTTGAGTTTGTCGAGGAGATGGTCTCCTATCTGGAGAGCCAGCCCGAGGGCatccgctgcttcctgcagctgcgGGATGCCATgccggggagtgctatcacgacAGAGCTCTGCGACGCTGTCCAGAACAGCCACTGCTGGGTCCTGCTAATAACCCCCAGCTTCCTCGAGGATCCCTGGTGCAGGTACCAGATGCATCAGGCGTTGGCAGAGGCACCGATGGCCAATGGGCGCACCATTCCCGTGCTGAAGGGCATTGACCGGAGAGACTACCCCCGGGAGCTGAGGTGCCTCTATTATATCAATGTGACACACAAGGAGAATGGCTTCAGGCAGATTAAAGACACGATCCTGCGCTGTAAGTAAACTGTAGGGGGCACTCGGCTTCATAATGGGCCCGTATAGGGTGTTTGCTGTTCACTCTGCACAGGCTAAGCTAAACAACCTGGAGTGTCCCTTCAATCATACCCTGCATTTCTATTGCACCTTCTGGGCTCTAGGAGTGACTCTCACCAGCcatggggtggaacacagcagctgtctgACAGCCCACAGACACTGTACAACTTTCGGGGATGGGAAGTAGAGAATCCTGTGTCCCTCTGAAACTGCAAGGGAAGATCTAAAAAGAAGGGGCTGGGGCCTCTGTATCCCACTGGAGTGCGGTACAGTGTAGGATCTCTCTCTGGGACGAGAGGTACAGATACATTGCAGTGTGACAATGCTGGAACATCAGTCCAGCTGATATCCCTTAGTGACCCTGGTTTCTGTCTTGTGTCCCTCAGACCTGCAGGAGCTCTGTCATGAGCACCATGAGCAGAATAGAGTAACTGGAGTCCTGTAGGGGAAGGGAGCATCTCGAGAAAGCAGATCCCGGCCGAAGGGAAATGGAACGAGAATCCACAGTGCTGTTTCCAAAGTCTCTGGAGCTGCCTTATTTGATCTCAGTGGAGAGCAGATTCCAGGCGGTCTACGGCCAAGTTCCCCAATGCACAAAGCACCTATAGAACTACAAATGCGAACTGACCCTCACGAGGGTTTCTGAACAGAAGCATTTCTCTCGCGTCGGGCTGCTCCACACCATGAACACTAATATCAAGCACCGCTGAGAGGACAAGCAAAATGTCTAGCACCAATGCAGAGTGAGGCTAAACGCTTGGAAGAAGTATGAGGCTTGTTCCACGTTGGACTGTACAGTGCAGGGGACTTGGTGGGAATCTGGAGCTTGAGCGTTGGTGACTCCAAGTAGTCGAGGGTAAACACAGCTAAATGgagtttacccacttctcatttggggaGTAGGAAGTCTAGTTTAGGGTCCGTCCTTTCAGGAAGCATATAGGCAGTTAAATTTCTAATTACCTTCCAAAAGCCAGTTTGGAggtgttacaatacacactgttGCCTATGTTAAATTCCTCCAAGCCCCAAGGAGGATAGATGCTAACTCCATTATATATATTCCACAGCTGTTTGGGTGGCAGCTGCTGATCAGCTGGGGGAGGCgcgtgggggaggaggaagagcagcaggTGGGTGTGGCCTCAGGGAGGGGCGGAGcaaggcaggaagaggcggagcaagggcagggccttggggaagggcagGGTCTTGGGGCGGGACAGTGGAGCACTcccggggtgggaggggaaagaaaactcAACACCTATGACAAGGAGTATAAACTGACAAGGAGATTTCCCCTTTTGGAGCTGTAACACTCGTATAAAGAGGAGCTACGCATAGGCTCATCTTTGGTATTTTGAGTGTAATGTCAGTTTAAGTTTTGATTTTTACAATTGTAATTTAAATGTGTGTACAAATGAATGCagaaaagtgttatttttatcaaatctcctctctcactttttttttttttttaaaaggggggatCTAATGCTGGTGAAAGCGCCTAAACTGACAGCTCACTGAACTGTTTAGGCAGTGCCCAGGTTGTAAGCTGTTTTTCTTGTTCTTCCTCTCTGCtttccacctgccccccccctccacacacacacccttccccagCTCAGACTAGGAAGGACTCCACCTTGGGAGAGGAGTTGGGGATTGTTTAGGAAAAGTGGTTGAGTTTTTAATTTAGGCTTCGCTAATACTCTAGTTAACCCCAACCTAAACTTGACCGTTTTCCTAGCAGAGATGCAGAATCACACCTCGTAGACTGTTCCTTGTTTTTTGCTGGCTGAGTTGTAGCCTAGGAAAGTCTGAAGAGTCCATGTTACTCTGTTAAGATCCAGGGAATAAAAGACTCTGGCACTGggtgcttgctttcttttttacagaccccattttttaaaaaactgactcCTAAAATAATTAACAGATTTTCATGAACATTCATTCTGAACTTCAAGAGTGCTTTTGGGGCTACGCGGTATTtgtcacacatctcaaagaggTTAAACCTCTGTTTCAAGTGCACagctcaaccttaactatagacaTGTAACTGGCC from Dermochelys coriacea isolate rDerCor1 chromosome 22, rDerCor1.pri.v4, whole genome shotgun sequence harbors:
- the LOC119846661 gene encoding toll/interleukin-1 receptor domain-containing adapter protein isoform X3, coding for MAGWVRRLLQKPKQSSSSAGSSLNTKLSPPSSSAVVTSSSTSSSVASLSPASQVSISSSGRARWAKSYDVCICHGHGDFEFVEEMVSYLESQPEGIRCFLQLRDAMPGSAITTELCDAVQNSHCWVLLITPSFLEDPWCRYQMHQALAEAPMANGRTIPVLKGIDRRDYPRELRCLYYINVTHKENGFRQIKDTILRYLQELCHEHHEQNRVTGVL
- the LOC119846661 gene encoding toll/interleukin-1 receptor domain-containing adapter protein isoform X2, translating into MSPIDKPGCRKPARQDSCGHFSSDCYPDMAGWVRRLLQKPKQSSSSAGSSLNTKLSPPSSSAVVTSSSTSSSVASLSPASQVSISSSGRARWAKSYDVCICHGHGDFEFVEEMVSYLESQPEGIRCFLQLRDAMPGSAITTELCDAVQNSHCWVLLITPSFLEDPWCRYQMHQALAEAPMANGRTIPVLKGIDRRDYPRELRCLYYINVTHKENGFRQIKDTILRYLQELCHEHHEQNRVTGVL
- the LOC119846661 gene encoding toll/interleukin-1 receptor domain-containing adapter protein isoform X1 yields the protein MGRGRGLGGSTAGEKSHLRGGGHVEGGPPPPSRLPGSAHSLALGELCPGPLQWGGPASEPGSPALARVPRRRRRFLAGAAADFPGPALERRWPCPGPGRPGGARGPRCPQSPAGRAGLGQDSCGHFSSDCYPDMAGWVRRLLQKPKQSSSSAGSSLNTKLSPPSSSAVVTSSSTSSSVASLSPASQVSISSSGRARWAKSYDVCICHGHGDFEFVEEMVSYLESQPEGIRCFLQLRDAMPGSAITTELCDAVQNSHCWVLLITPSFLEDPWCRYQMHQALAEAPMANGRTIPVLKGIDRRDYPRELRCLYYINVTHKENGFRQIKDTILRYLQELCHEHHEQNRVTGVL